The Saccharopolyspora gloriosae genome has a segment encoding these proteins:
- a CDS encoding SDR family oxidoreductase, translating to MTMLVTVLGTTGKTGRLITAELLARGLPVRGVVRRPEAQDVVRSQGAEPVLADLRSATELLADALTGSDVVINAAAASDPQPGLAEAVDRDGAINAVNAARKAGVPRFLQVSSLFADRPDQGPEFLQRVLRAKQVSDQALVDSGLSWTIVRPGGLTDDPGTGLVRIAERLDITPGIPRTIPRADVAAVTVAALDEPTSRFRAFDLTSGTTSITAALPTTTGS from the coding sequence ATGACCATGCTGGTGACCGTGCTGGGAACCACCGGGAAGACCGGTCGGCTGATCACGGCGGAACTGCTCGCGCGCGGGCTGCCGGTGCGCGGTGTGGTGCGCCGCCCGGAAGCGCAGGACGTAGTGCGGTCGCAGGGCGCCGAACCGGTACTGGCCGACCTCCGGTCCGCCACCGAACTGCTGGCCGACGCACTGACCGGATCGGACGTCGTGATCAACGCGGCCGCCGCGAGCGACCCGCAACCGGGCCTCGCCGAAGCCGTGGACCGCGACGGCGCGATCAACGCCGTCAACGCCGCGCGGAAGGCCGGCGTGCCCCGGTTCCTCCAGGTGTCCTCGCTGTTCGCGGACCGCCCGGATCAGGGACCGGAGTTCCTCCAGCGGGTATTGCGCGCCAAGCAGGTCTCCGACCAGGCCTTGGTCGATTCCGGCTTGTCCTGGACGATCGTGCGCCCCGGCGGCCTCACCGACGACCCCGGCACCGGCCTCGTCCGCATCGCCGAGCGCCTCGACATCACTCCAGGAATCCCGCGCACGATCCCCCGCGCGGACGTCGCGGCAGTCACGGTCGCCGCGCTCGACGAACCGACCAGCCGGTTCCGGGCCTTCGACCTGACCAGCGGGACCACGTCGATCACCGCGGCGCTGCCCACCACGACAGGCTCATGA
- a CDS encoding FAD-dependent oxidoreductase yields MTAALGQVAPTRRGHREEQRDEVTLMPDEARQRDAPHCAIAGGGPGGMVLAYLLALAGIRVTLLEARRDFRRDFRGDSLHPYTLELMQRLGLAERLLRIEHGRATTFRFHTTSGTVTTAEYGRLRSPFPYVALMPQARFLDFLATEASALPNFRVLLGAKVTGLIEDADRVTGVRYRDDQDEHRLDADLVVGADGRFSRLRRLTGLPAHSLGASSDILWFRLPRHRRDPPTADADLYFGPGHYVSTLGHEQDWQVGYTVPKGGYPAAKRAGVAPIREFLTERVPWLADRVDELTDFDQITLLSVEIARVVRWHRPGALLIGDAAHVISPVGGNGILMAIQDAVTAANVLIPAFRRGDPPGDDELAEVQRRRAPAIDLVQRQQARTEHRVAAALAGDGDFRPNPLMRAALRLPAVRHRAARANAYGPSPPELDMTLLDPNPRTAPGPM; encoded by the coding sequence ATGACCGCAGCGCTCGGACAAGTCGCGCCCACCCGGCGCGGCCACCGGGAGGAACAGCGAGACGAGGTGACCCTCATGCCGGACGAGGCTCGGCAGCGCGACGCACCGCACTGCGCGATCGCAGGCGGCGGGCCGGGCGGCATGGTGCTCGCGTACCTGCTCGCGCTCGCCGGTATCCGGGTGACACTGCTGGAAGCGCGACGGGACTTCCGGCGGGACTTCCGCGGCGACTCGCTGCACCCCTACACACTGGAGCTGATGCAGCGGCTCGGACTGGCCGAGCGGCTGCTGCGGATCGAGCACGGCCGAGCCACCACCTTCCGGTTCCACACCACCTCCGGGACCGTCACGACCGCCGAGTACGGCCGGCTGCGCAGCCCGTTCCCGTACGTCGCGCTGATGCCGCAGGCCCGATTCCTGGACTTCCTCGCGACGGAAGCCTCGGCGCTGCCGAACTTCCGGGTGCTGCTCGGGGCGAAGGTCACCGGGCTGATCGAAGACGCCGACCGGGTCACCGGGGTGCGATACCGGGACGATCAAGACGAGCACCGGCTCGACGCCGACCTGGTCGTCGGTGCGGACGGGCGGTTCTCCCGGCTGCGGCGCCTCACCGGGCTTCCCGCGCACTCGCTGGGGGCGAGCTCGGACATCCTGTGGTTCCGCCTGCCCCGGCACCGCCGCGACCCGCCGACGGCCGACGCCGACCTGTACTTCGGGCCGGGCCACTACGTCTCCACCCTCGGGCACGAGCAGGACTGGCAGGTGGGCTACACCGTGCCGAAGGGCGGCTACCCGGCGGCGAAACGCGCCGGGGTCGCGCCGATCCGCGAGTTCCTCACCGAACGGGTTCCGTGGCTGGCGGACCGGGTCGACGAGCTCACCGACTTCGACCAGATCACCCTGCTGTCCGTGGAGATCGCCCGCGTGGTGCGGTGGCACCGTCCCGGTGCGCTGCTCATCGGCGACGCCGCGCACGTGATCTCGCCGGTGGGCGGCAACGGAATCCTGATGGCGATCCAGGACGCCGTCACCGCCGCCAACGTCCTGATCCCCGCGTTCCGACGAGGCGACCCGCCCGGCGACGACGAACTCGCCGAGGTGCAGCGCCGCCGCGCACCGGCCATCGACCTGGTGCAGCGGCAGCAGGCCCGGACCGAACACCGGGTGGCCGCCGCCCTGGCCGGCGACGGCGACTTCCGGCCGAACCCGCTGATGCGGGCGGCACTGCGGCTGCCTGCAGTGCGGCATCGGGCCGCTCGCGCCAACGCCTACGGCCCCTCCCCGCCCGAACTCGACATGACCTTGCTGGACCCGAACCCCCGAACGGCCCCCGGGCCGATGTGA
- a CDS encoding MarR family winged helix-turn-helix transcriptional regulator — protein sequence MESPIEQQVLELLHQQGVEGERISQAFAARHGMHPTDMRALILIMDAERRGAPATPRVLRQDLVLTSGAITAIVDRLESKRHVRRSREGTDRRQVHLRPTESARSVAAEYFGALADRGREVLAEFDPAEITVIHRFLRQMHLAMLDFDAETGRGDAVLAEHGPDAGPR from the coding sequence GTGGAGTCACCGATCGAGCAGCAGGTGTTGGAGCTCTTGCACCAGCAGGGGGTCGAGGGCGAGCGGATCTCGCAGGCGTTCGCGGCCAGGCACGGCATGCACCCGACGGACATGCGCGCCTTGATCCTGATCATGGACGCGGAGCGGCGGGGTGCGCCCGCGACGCCGCGCGTGCTGCGCCAGGACCTCGTGCTCACCTCCGGCGCGATCACCGCGATCGTCGACCGGCTGGAGTCCAAGCGGCACGTGCGGCGCAGCAGGGAGGGCACCGACCGCCGCCAAGTGCACCTACGGCCGACGGAATCGGCGCGCTCGGTGGCGGCGGAGTACTTCGGCGCGCTGGCCGACCGCGGCCGGGAGGTGCTGGCGGAGTTCGACCCGGCGGAGATCACCGTGATCCACCGCTTCCTGCGGCAGATGCACCTGGCCATGCTGGATTTCGACGCCGAGACCGGGCGAGGGGATGCGGTGCTCGCGGAACATGGCCCCGATGCCGGGCCGCGTTGA
- the dacB gene encoding D-alanyl-D-alanine carboxypeptidase/D-alanyl-D-alanine-endopeptidase yields the protein MRRWVPVFVLILLGVIAGPVASAPVVAAPTGSDALRVDLDEILADPRLAGSHAGVVVRDPETDELLYSRQPEARATPASTAKLFTAAAALEQLGPDHRFRTEVRATAPSAGPLLLGDLYLRGTGDPTTLAADYDRLAEQVAASGVRSVQGRLLTDDSWFDDVPLGTGWAWDDEPYHYAAPVSALTVAPNTDFDAGTVLLRVSPTAAGTPVRVDSEPATDAVRVDVRATTGEPGSASTLSVTREHGGDRVVVSGSVPEDAEPVEEFTSVPDPSAYAADVFARALRAHGVHVAGTGSGTVPEGARTIAEHESMPLRELLVPFLKLSNNGHAEVLTKAMGRQARGEGSWPAGVEVLADRLAGLGVDPATLRLVDGSGLSSMDAVSPGRLALLLDNVRQRPWFADFHAALPVAANPDRFVGGTLRNRMAGTAAAGNVHAKTGSITGVTTLSGYVTAANGRPLVFAVMFNDFLSDSPNDLEDAIAVRLAEYSGAAGRPRGIPAVPRQNTAEVSGESGLECSWTKSC from the coding sequence ATGCGTCGCTGGGTACCGGTATTCGTCCTGATCCTGCTCGGTGTCATCGCAGGCCCGGTGGCGTCCGCGCCGGTGGTGGCGGCCCCGACCGGATCCGATGCGCTGCGGGTCGACCTGGACGAGATCCTGGCCGATCCGCGCCTGGCCGGTTCGCACGCCGGTGTGGTGGTGCGGGATCCGGAGACCGACGAGCTGCTCTACAGCAGGCAGCCGGAGGCGCGGGCGACCCCGGCCTCGACGGCGAAGCTGTTCACCGCCGCGGCCGCGTTGGAGCAGCTCGGCCCGGACCACCGGTTCCGGACGGAGGTCCGGGCCACGGCTCCCTCGGCGGGACCGCTGCTGCTCGGCGACCTGTACCTGCGCGGCACGGGTGATCCGACGACGCTGGCCGCCGATTACGACCGGCTGGCCGAACAGGTCGCGGCCTCCGGGGTCCGCTCGGTGCAGGGCAGGTTGCTGACCGACGACAGCTGGTTCGACGATGTGCCGCTGGGCACCGGCTGGGCCTGGGACGACGAGCCGTACCACTACGCGGCCCCGGTCTCGGCGCTGACGGTCGCGCCGAACACGGATTTCGACGCGGGCACCGTCCTGCTGCGCGTATCGCCCACGGCGGCGGGGACGCCTGTGCGGGTCGACTCGGAGCCCGCGACGGACGCGGTGCGCGTCGACGTCCGGGCCACCACCGGCGAGCCCGGTTCGGCGTCGACTTTGTCGGTGACGCGGGAACACGGCGGGGACCGGGTGGTCGTGTCCGGCTCGGTGCCGGAGGACGCCGAGCCGGTGGAGGAGTTCACCTCCGTACCCGACCCCAGCGCTTACGCGGCGGACGTGTTCGCCCGCGCATTGCGCGCCCACGGCGTGCACGTCGCCGGTACCGGATCCGGGACGGTGCCGGAGGGTGCGCGCACGATCGCGGAGCACGAGTCGATGCCGCTGCGCGAGCTGCTGGTGCCGTTCCTGAAGCTGAGCAACAACGGCCACGCGGAGGTGTTGACGAAGGCGATGGGCAGGCAGGCCCGTGGCGAGGGCTCGTGGCCGGCGGGCGTCGAGGTGCTGGCCGATCGGCTCGCGGGGCTCGGAGTGGATCCGGCGACGCTGCGGCTCGTCGACGGTTCCGGGCTGTCGTCGATGGACGCGGTGTCCCCGGGCAGATTGGCGTTGTTGCTGGACAACGTGCGGCAGCGGCCGTGGTTCGCGGACTTCCACGCGGCGTTGCCGGTGGCGGCGAACCCGGATCGTTTCGTCGGGGGCACGTTGCGCAACCGGATGGCGGGCACGGCGGCGGCGGGCAACGTGCACGCCAAGACCGGTTCGATCACCGGTGTCACCACGCTGTCCGGGTACGTGACGGCCGCGAACGGGCGGCCACTGGTGTTCGCGGTGATGTTCAACGACTTCCTGAGCGATTCGCCGAATGATCTGGAGGATGCGATCGCGGTGCGGCTGGCCGAGTACTCGGGTGCGGCCGGACGCCCGCGCGGAATTCCGGCCGTGCCCAGGCAGAACACCGCAGAAGTGAGCGGGGAATCGGGACTGGAGTGTTCTTGGACGAAGTCCTGCTGA
- a CDS encoding DedA family protein: MSFVSDFLAMVAGLPRPLLILVTGALVLGECTIGLGFLVPGESGLLVASAAVTDIGFFFGLSLTVALCAVVGDNVGFFLGRRYGARVRETRMVAKLGVRHWDRACRMLRKYGIGAVFVARFLPVVRTLVPVSAGTSGLGYWRFLVTSIVGATTWSMLHVGIGWAAGASAKYIEHVLGRAGGIVLGALVVIGVGVWLWRRRSRKTTAAQDVEPVEESERVDAERAA; the protein is encoded by the coding sequence GTGTCCTTCGTCAGCGATTTCCTGGCCATGGTCGCCGGGCTCCCGAGGCCGCTGTTGATCCTGGTCACCGGTGCTCTTGTGCTCGGCGAGTGCACGATCGGCCTGGGTTTCCTGGTGCCGGGCGAGAGCGGTCTGCTGGTCGCCTCGGCGGCGGTGACCGATATCGGCTTTTTCTTCGGCTTGTCACTCACCGTGGCCTTGTGCGCGGTTGTCGGTGACAACGTCGGCTTTTTCCTGGGACGACGTTATGGCGCGCGGGTCCGGGAAACACGAATGGTGGCGAAGCTCGGCGTTCGGCATTGGGATCGGGCGTGCCGGATGTTGCGCAAGTACGGGATCGGTGCGGTCTTCGTCGCTCGTTTCCTGCCGGTGGTGCGCACGTTGGTGCCGGTCTCGGCGGGGACCAGCGGGCTCGGTTATTGGCGTTTTCTGGTGACTTCGATCGTCGGCGCGACGACCTGGTCGATGCTGCACGTCGGGATCGGCTGGGCGGCGGGCGCGTCCGCGAAGTACATCGAGCATGTGCTCGGCCGCGCGGGCGGGATCGTGCTGGGCGCGCTGGTCGTCATCGGCGTCGGTGTGTGGTTGTGGCGTCGGCGTTCCCGCAAGACGACGGCCGCGCAGGACGTCGAGCCGGTCGAGGAATCGGAGCGGGTGGACGCCGAGCGCGCGGCCTGA
- a CDS encoding AraC family transcriptional regulator encodes MDLLADVLSRTGVRGSVGARIIAGQEWGLASTCTTGAGFYAVTAGTAWLSVPGRSPRQLISGDVVLLPNGSEHTLSSAPDAEVTVHGCPAAERAEAEGDVRRLGTGAAQTHMLGASFVSDAASSTQVLAALPDLVHVHAEHCGELDDTIRLLSRELARPKIAAAVVLDRLIDILLIQLLRAWLDENPPEVSGTWLGVLCDPVVRDAMTALHQDPARPWTTEVLAAQVAVSRATLTRRFLLTVGEAPGSYLTRWRMDLAATRLRDTDDTLETIARSVGYTSVYAFSRAFSRTRGRAPGRYRIDARARATPDHAAR; translated from the coding sequence ATGGATCTGCTCGCCGACGTGCTCTCCCGCACCGGGGTCCGCGGCAGCGTGGGAGCACGGATCATCGCCGGGCAGGAATGGGGCCTCGCGTCGACCTGCACCACCGGCGCCGGCTTCTACGCCGTCACCGCAGGCACCGCGTGGCTGAGCGTCCCCGGACGATCTCCGCGACAGCTGATCTCCGGCGACGTCGTGCTGCTGCCGAACGGTAGCGAGCACACCCTGAGCAGCGCACCCGACGCCGAGGTGACCGTCCACGGCTGCCCCGCCGCCGAGCGGGCCGAAGCCGAAGGCGACGTGCGGCGCCTCGGGACGGGTGCGGCCCAGACGCACATGCTCGGCGCCTCCTTCGTCTCCGACGCCGCCTCCTCCACCCAGGTCCTCGCCGCCCTGCCGGACCTCGTCCACGTGCACGCCGAGCACTGCGGCGAACTCGACGACACGATCCGGCTGCTGTCCCGCGAACTCGCGCGCCCCAAGATCGCCGCGGCCGTTGTGCTCGACCGCCTCATCGACATCCTGCTCATCCAGCTGCTGCGGGCCTGGCTCGACGAGAACCCACCGGAAGTCTCGGGCACCTGGCTCGGCGTGCTCTGCGACCCGGTCGTGCGAGATGCCATGACCGCGCTGCACCAGGACCCCGCCCGGCCGTGGACGACGGAGGTGCTCGCGGCACAGGTCGCGGTCTCCCGCGCCACGCTCACCCGGAGGTTCCTGCTGACCGTGGGAGAAGCGCCGGGCAGCTACCTCACGCGCTGGCGGATGGATCTCGCCGCGACCCGGCTGCGGGACACCGACGACACCCTCGAAACGATCGCGCGATCCGTCGGCTACACCTCGGTGTACGCGTTCAGCCGCGCCTTCAGCCGCACCCGGGGCCGCGCGCCCGGCCGCTACCGGATCGACGCCCGCGCCCGGGCCACACCGGACCACGCAGCTCGCTGA